The Natronosporangium hydrolyticum nucleotide sequence GGGGCGGATGCCGCCGCGGCGGTGCCGCCGCCGACGCCGCCACGGCGGCTGCCCCGGGCCCTGCCGGTGGCGCAGGTCGAGCAGCTGCTCGCGGTGGCCGGGGTCGACGGTGGCCCGGCTGGTCTGCGGGATCGGGCGTTGTTGGAGTTTCTCTACGGCAGCGGTGCGCGGATCTCGGAAGTGGTGGGGGCCGATGTCGACGATCTGGATCTGGCCGAGGAGGTGGTGACGCTGCGCGGCAAGGGCGGGCGGGCACGGTTGGTGCCGCTCGGCGGGCATGCCGCGGCGGCGGTGGGCGCGTGGCTGCGCGACGCCCGGCCGTCGCTGGCCGCGACTGGCCGTGGTGGGCCGGCGTTGTTTCTCAATGCCCGCGGGGGCCGGCTCACCCGGCAGGGGGCGTGGCAGATCCTGCGCCGTTCGGCGGTGCGCGCTGGGTTGCCGGTGACCGGTGACGCCGCTGTGTCGCCGCACTCGTTGCGGCACTCGTACGCCACTCATCTGCTCGATGGAGGTGCTGATGTCCGAGTGGTCCAGGAGCTTTTGGGCCACTCGTCCGTGACCACCACCCAGGTGTACACGTTGGTTACGGTAGAACGGCTACGTGAGGTTTACGCTACCTCGCATCCGCGCGCCCACTGACCAAACCGCTCCAGGTGGCGTACAGTCGGGCGACAGTAACGTGTTTCCGGGGGGAGCAGGCCCGATCAGCATGGCAGGCAACGCAGACCAGGCGACGGCTCCGCGTGACGCGGAGCGTTCCGAGGCCGGAGGGTGGGGCGCTGGGCTGCGGCAGGAGCAACCCGCCCTCGATCTCGGTGCTGACCTCGGCCCCGCTGATCCGGCTGCCTACACTACGCGGAAGCCGATTCCGGAGCCGATGCCCACCGACCGGCACGGGCCGGCGCGGATCATCGCGATGGCCAATCAGAAGGGTGGGGTCGGCAAGACCACCACCACCATCAACCTCGGCGCCGCGTTGGCGGAGTATGGGCGGCGGGTGCTGTTGGTCGACTTCGACCCGCAGGGCGCGCTCTCGGTCGGACTCGGGGCTAATCCGCATAATCTCGACATGTCGGTCTACAATGTCCTGCTGCAGGACGACGTCGCCGTCGAGGACGTGCTGATCAAGACGAACGTGGCCGGGCTGCACGTGATGCCGGCCAACATCGACCTCTCCGCGGCGGAGATACAGCTGGTAACCGAGGTCGCCCGGGAGATGGCGCTGGCCCGGGTGCTCCGCACGGTCCGCAAAGAGTACGACTTCATCCTGATCGACTGCCAACCCTCCCTCGGGTTGCTCGCGATCAACGCCTTGACCTGCGCTGACGGGGTGCTGATCCCGTTGGAGTGCGAGTTCTTCAGCCTCCGCGGGGTGGCGCTGCTCCTCGACACCATCGACAAGGTGCGGGAGCGGCTCAACTTCGATCTGGAGCTGGAGGGCATCCTCGCCACCATGTATGACAGCCGCACCACCCATTGCCGGCAGGTGCTGCAGCGGGTGGTGGAAGCCTTCGGCGACAAGGTGTACCAGACCGTGATCACCAAGACGGTGAAGTTCCCGGAGTCGAACGTCGCCGGAGCGCCGATCACCACACTGGATCCGTCCTCCTCCGGTGCCCGCAACTATCGGCAGTTGGCCCGGGAGGTCATCGCGGCGCAGGCGGAGCGTGATTGATCCACCCGTGAGCCAGCCAACCGAACTGGCCGAGCCGGGCCCTCCAGCCGACTCCGCCGACACCCCTGACCTCTCCGAAACCGACCTCGGCGACCCGGACGCCACGCCGGACCTCGACGAGGCGGCAGCTCCCGGCGCCGAGACCGGCGGTGGCTTCACGGTCCGGCTGGACAACTTCACCGGCCCGTTCGACCTGTTGCTCCAGCTGATCAGCAAACACAAGCTGGACGTGACTGAAGTGGCGCTGCACCAGGTCACCGACGAGTTCCTGAGCTACCTCCGGGCCCTGGGCGACGATTGGGACCTGGACGAGACCAGCGAGTTCCTTGTGGTCGCCGCTACGCTACTGGATCTGAAGGCGGCGCGGCTGCTGCCGGCGGCAGAGGTCGAAGACGAAGAAGATTTGGCCTTACTTGAGGCCCGTGATCTACTCTTCGCCCGGCTCCTGCAGTACCAAGCGTTCAAGCAGGCGGCTAGCCACCTCGCCGAGTTGGTGGCGGTCGGCGAGCGGCGATGGCCGCGGGCGGTGTCGCTGGAGCCTCAGTACGCCCAGGCATTGCCGGAGCTGGTCCTCACCGTGACCCCGGAGAAGCTGGCCCAGCTCGCCGCCAAAGCGATGACGCCCAAACCGGTGCCGACGGTGTCGATCGCGCACGTCCATCAGCCCCGCGTCAGTGTCCGCGAACACGCCGCGATCCTGCGCGACCGGCTGGTGCTGATCGGCGCCGCTAGCTTCCGGGCGCTGTGCGACGATTGTCAGAGTCTGCTGGAGAAGGTGGCGCGGTTTTTGGCGCTGCTGGAGCTGTACCGTGAAGGGCTGGTCGGCTTCGAACAGCTCGAGCCATTGGGCGAGTTGACCGTGCACTGGACCGGCAGCGACCAGGCGGTTGAGCTGGAGGTCGACGAGTACGCGGGGATGCCGCCGCCGGCCGACACCGCCGTGCGGGTGCCCGCGCAACGGACCGAGGGGGAGGTGTCGTCGTGACCGAGTCGAGCTGGCCGCCGCCGCCGTGGCCGCCAGCGCTGACTGCGACTCCGGCGGTGATTGCGCCGGAGCCCGAAGCTGAGACGCCCGCGCCCGCGCCTGCGCCGGCAGCCGTCCCCGCCGAGCCCTCTGCGGCCCCGTTGGTCGGCTCGCTGGCCGAGCCGGAGCTGCGGGCGGCGCTGGAGGCGATCCTGCTGGTCGTCGACGAGCCGGTGACCGAGGCCACGCTCGCGCAGACGCTGGCGGAGCCGCCGGACCGGGTGGCCGCGACGCTGACCGAACTCTCCGCTGAGTACACCGCCGCCGGCCGCGGGTTCGACCTGCGCCGCGCCGCCGGGGGCTGGCGGCTCTACACCCGCGCTAGCCAGGCGGCCTACGTCGAACGGTTCGTCCTCGACGGGCAGCAGGCGAAGCTGAGCCAGGCGGCGCTGGAGACGCTGGCGGTGGTCGCCTACAAACAGCCGGTGACCCGCTCCCGGGTGGCGGCGATCCGGGGTGTCAACTGTGACGGGGTGATTCGCACCCTGCTCACCCGCGGGCTGTTGCAGGAAGCGGGGGCGGAGCCGGAGAGCGGCGCCTACCTTTATCAGACCACCAGTGTCTTCCTGGAGAAGCTCGGGCTGGATTCGGTGGCGGAGCTACCGTCGCTGGCGCCGTTCCTGCCCGACGACGTTTCTCCGTTGGACCCAGACGCGAAACAGCCGGAGGAGGTTGCCCGTGGCATCGCCGCGTGAGCCGGAGCCTGGAGAGCCGATTCGGCTGCAGAAACTACTCGCCGCCGCCGGGGTCGGTTCCCGGCGGAGTTGCGAAGAGCTGATCGCCGACGGCCGGGTCACGGTCGACGGCGAGGTCGCCTCGTTGGGGGACCGGGTGGACCCGGGGACCGCGGTCGTGCACGTCGACGGGGAGCGGGTGGTCACCGACCCGCGGATGGTCTACCTGGCCTTCAACAAGCCGCGCGGGGTCGTCTCGACCATGGATGACGAGCAGGGGCGGGCCGCCCTCGCAGACTATCTGGGTGGGGTGGACACCCGGGTCTTCCACGTCGGCCGGCTGGACGCCGACAGTGAAGGCCTTTTGTTGCTGACCAACGACGGGGATCTGGCCCACCGGCTCACCCACCCCTCCTACGGGGTGGCCAAGACCTACCTCTGTCAGGTGCCCGGGCCGCTGCCGGCTGCGGTGGGCCGGCGGCTGCGCGCCGGGATCGTGCTGGAGGACGGTCCCGCGGCGTTGGATTCGTTCCGGGTGGTCGACACGGTCCGCAAGTCGGCGTTGGTCGAGGTTTCGCTGCATGAGGGGCGGAAGCACATCGTGCGTCGGATGTTCGCGGAGGTGGGGTACCCGGTCTCCCGGTTGGTCCGGACCGCGGTGGGCCCGGTGAAGCTGGGGCAGCTCAAGCCCGGTCAGACCCGACAGCTGAACCGCCGAGAGATCGCCGCGCTCTTCACTGAAGTGGCGCACGCCCCGACCGCCTCGTAAGACTGGCCGTACGCACCGGTGGTCCGGCAACCGGAAGCTACCAACCTAGCGTCCTAGGACGCAATAGCCAGCGTGGCGGGAAGCACCTCGGACCGGCCTGCGAGTTCCATCAGCCGCTGGGGCAAGATAG carries:
- a CDS encoding tyrosine recombinase, which produces MTQPPAPDPRLRRAVRSYLDHLTVERGLAVNTLRAYRRDLERYLAALARAGVGQLAEVSSGQVGDYLAELREGGGERPPLAAASAARAVSAVRGLHRFALREGWVGADAAAAVPPPTPPRRLPRALPVAQVEQLLAVAGVDGGPAGLRDRALLEFLYGSGARISEVVGADVDDLDLAEEVVTLRGKGGRARLVPLGGHAAAAVGAWLRDARPSLAATGRGGPALFLNARGGRLTRQGAWQILRRSAVRAGLPVTGDAAVSPHSLRHSYATHLLDGGADVRVVQELLGHSSVTTTQVYTLVTVERLREVYATSHPRAH
- a CDS encoding ParA family protein, which produces MAGNADQATAPRDAERSEAGGWGAGLRQEQPALDLGADLGPADPAAYTTRKPIPEPMPTDRHGPARIIAMANQKGGVGKTTTTINLGAALAEYGRRVLLVDFDPQGALSVGLGANPHNLDMSVYNVLLQDDVAVEDVLIKTNVAGLHVMPANIDLSAAEIQLVTEVAREMALARVLRTVRKEYDFILIDCQPSLGLLAINALTCADGVLIPLECEFFSLRGVALLLDTIDKVRERLNFDLELEGILATMYDSRTTHCRQVLQRVVEAFGDKVYQTVITKTVKFPESNVAGAPITTLDPSSSGARNYRQLAREVIAAQAERD
- a CDS encoding segregation and condensation protein A, which codes for MAEPGPPADSADTPDLSETDLGDPDATPDLDEAAAPGAETGGGFTVRLDNFTGPFDLLLQLISKHKLDVTEVALHQVTDEFLSYLRALGDDWDLDETSEFLVVAATLLDLKAARLLPAAEVEDEEDLALLEARDLLFARLLQYQAFKQAASHLAELVAVGERRWPRAVSLEPQYAQALPELVLTVTPEKLAQLAAKAMTPKPVPTVSIAHVHQPRVSVREHAAILRDRLVLIGAASFRALCDDCQSLLEKVARFLALLELYREGLVGFEQLEPLGELTVHWTGSDQAVELEVDEYAGMPPPADTAVRVPAQRTEGEVSS
- the scpB gene encoding SMC-Scp complex subunit ScpB is translated as MTESSWPPPPWPPALTATPAVIAPEPEAETPAPAPAPAAVPAEPSAAPLVGSLAEPELRAALEAILLVVDEPVTEATLAQTLAEPPDRVAATLTELSAEYTAAGRGFDLRRAAGGWRLYTRASQAAYVERFVLDGQQAKLSQAALETLAVVAYKQPVTRSRVAAIRGVNCDGVIRTLLTRGLLQEAGAEPESGAYLYQTTSVFLEKLGLDSVAELPSLAPFLPDDVSPLDPDAKQPEEVARGIAA
- a CDS encoding pseudouridine synthase, whose amino-acid sequence is MASPREPEPGEPIRLQKLLAAAGVGSRRSCEELIADGRVTVDGEVASLGDRVDPGTAVVHVDGERVVTDPRMVYLAFNKPRGVVSTMDDEQGRAALADYLGGVDTRVFHVGRLDADSEGLLLLTNDGDLAHRLTHPSYGVAKTYLCQVPGPLPAAVGRRLRAGIVLEDGPAALDSFRVVDTVRKSALVEVSLHEGRKHIVRRMFAEVGYPVSRLVRTAVGPVKLGQLKPGQTRQLNRREIAALFTEVAHAPTAS